GCTACCGTGCGGCGGGCGCATTCGATGCCCTGCTCTTTCAGCATATCCGACAGTTGGCTGTCGCTGAGCGGCTTTTTCAGGTCTTCGGAGGCAACGAACTGCTTGATGAGCGCGCGCACCGCCGTGCTGGAGGCATTGCCGCCCGTCTCGGTGCCCAGGGATGAGCCGAAGAAGTATTTCAGCTCGAAGGTGCCGTAGGGCGTAGCCATGTACTTGGCCGTGGTGACGCGGCTGATGGTGGACTCGTGCAGGCCCAGTTCGTCGGCAATCTCGCGCAGCACCAAGGGGCGCATGGCCAGCGCGCCGTGGCTGAAGAAGCTTTTTTGCCGCTCCACGATGGCGTTACTGACCCGCAAGATGGTGTCGAAGCGCTGCTGGATGTTCTTGATGAACCAACGGGCTTCCTGCAAGCGCTGCTGCAGGGCGGCGTTGTTCGAAGAGTCCTTGCCGCCACCCTTGTGCTGGCGCAGGGCGTTGGCGTAGATGTCGTGCACGCGCAGGCGCGGCATGACCTCGGGGTTCAGCACCACCCGGAACTTGGCGTTGGCACCCCGCCCCACTTTGGCCACGATCACGTCGGGCACCACGATGTTGCGCTCCACATCCACAAAGCGGCGGCCAGGCTTGGGCTCCAGCCGGGCGATCAGCGCAATGGCCAGTTTGATGTCGGCATCGGTGGCGTGGCAGAGCTGGGCCAGGCGCTTCACGTCGCGCCGGGCCAGCAGGTCCATGGGCTGGCGGCAGATGCGCAGTGCGATCTTGCGCACCGGGTCGTTGCCCATGGTGGATTGCAACGCCTTGAGCTGCAACACCAGGCATTCGCCCAGATGGGTCGCACCCACGCCAGCGGGCTCCAGGCTTTGCAGCAGGCCCAAGGCGACGGTGAAGCGGTGCACCAGCTCTTCCTGGGCCTCCAGGTCGTCGCCCGCCAGGCCCTGGGCCAGGCTGGCCAGGTCGTCTTCGAGGTAGCCGTCGTCGTTCAGGGACTCGATCAGGAAGCGCAGCGCCGCCTGGTCTACCTCACCCAGGCGCAGCGCCAGTGCCTGGCGGTGCAAAAAGCTGGTCAGCGATTCCTGGTTGCGGGCCAGCTCGGTGGCATCGGCCTCGCCGTCTTCGCCCAGGTTGTTCTGGCGGGCGGGTGCGTCGCCGCCCCACTCGCTGTCGTCGGGCTTCATCTCGGAGGTGCCGTCGCCATCCCAGCTGGTGTCGTCCCCACCGGTCAGCGGCGACTCTGAGTCATTTGAGCCCTCGGTGCTGGTCTCGCTTGTGTATTCAGCTACAGAAGTAGGAGCAGATTCGGTTTCGCGGTCGCCTGCGCTCACGGGCGTGTCGGCCTGGGCCAGGCCAAACTCTTCGCGGGGTGCGTCGTCCAGGTTGCGTTCCAGAAACGGGTTGTCGTCCAGCATCTGGTCCACTTCCTGGCTCAGCTCCAGGGTGGAGAGCTGCAACAGGCGGATGGACTGCTGCAACTGGGGCGTGAGCGCCAGGTGCTGGGAAACGCGTAGGGAAAGGCCTTGCTTCATCGTGCAATCACATGCGGAAGTGCTCGCCGAGGTAGACCCGACGCACATCGGCGTTGTCCACGATCTCGGACGGCGTACCTTCGGCCAGCACATGGCCGTCGCTGATGATGTAGGCGTGGTCGCAAATACCCAGGGTCTCGCGCACGTTGTGGTCGGTGATCAGCACGCCGATGCCGCGCGACTTCAAGAAGCCGATGATGCGCTGGATCTCGATCACCGCAATCGGGTCGATACCGGCAAACGGCTCGTCGAGCAGGATGAAACGCGGCTGGGTGGCCAAGGCGCGGGCGATCTCCACCCGGCGGCGCTCGCCACCCGACAGGGCCAGGGCGCTGGACTGGCGCAGGTGTTCCACCCGCAGGTCTTCGAGCAAGGCGGTCAGGCGCTGTTCGATCGCCTCCTTGGTCAGCGATTTACCGTCCTCGCCATGCTGCAACTCCAGCACGGCACGCACGTTTTCTTCCACCGTGAGCTTGCGAAAAATCGAGGCCTCTTGCGGCAAATAGCTCAGGCCGAGGCGCGACCGACGGTGGATTGGCATGTGCTCGACCGGCTGGCCGTCGATGGAGATACTGCCGCCATCGGCCCGTACCAGGCCCACGATCATGTAGAACGAGGTGGTCTTGCCCGCGCCATTGGGGCCGAGCAGGCCCACCACTTCGCCTTTTTTGACCGCCAGGGTCACGTCCTTCACGACCTTGCGGCTGCCATAGGCCTTTTGCAAATGGCGGGCCTCCAGGCGACTGTCTACAACCTCTGCCACGGCCTTCACTTTTGCGCGCCCTCCAACGTGGTGCTGGGTCGCAGCGCGGGGCTGGCGGAGCCCGCTGGCGCAGAGGCCACCGGGGCCACCACCTTGGGAGTCAACATGGCGCGGACCCGACCGTTCTGGCCACCGGGGTTGTTCGCGGGCGTGCCGTTGTCCACCGTGAAGACATCGGTGGTGTTGTCGTAGACGATGACACCACCGGTCACTTCGTCATTGACCTTGCTGCCCAGCAGGCGGCGCATCACGGCGCGCTTGATGAAACGCACGTTGTCGAGCTTGCTGCTGTATTCGATGGTTTCGCCTTCGCCCTCGATGTATTCGTCGACGCCGTCGCGCTTTTGCTTGAAGTAGGCCAGCTTGCCGGGCTCGGCGGTGACCACGCCAAACTGGTTGCCCTCGGCGTCCTGGCGCACATCTACACGGGCTCCACGGATGACGATAGTCCCCTTGGTCATGACCACGCGCCCCGTAAACACGTTGGTTTGCTTCAGGTCGTCGTAGCGCATGGCATCGGACTCGACGTTCATGGGCTTGAGGCGGTCGGCTTTTTCAGCCCAGGCAGCGCTGCCCGCACAAGTGCACAGCAACAAGAGTAGGAAGGTGTGGTAGGCGTTTTTCATAGAGGCACGAATCTTGCAGATGATTGTACCGGTCGATTCGGGTAGCCCAGAAAAAAGCCCGCAAAAGCGGGCTCATAGGTGCGGTACGCGGGCGACCGGTCAGGTTTTTTGCTGCGACACCAGGTAATCCACCACCGTCAGGCCACGCTCCATCGACTGGGCTTGCGTGCCGTCGGTGTAGAAGCGTCCGGCCACACCCATGGCGGGCACACCGGCGACTTTGTAGGCCTCTTGCAGTTGCGCGGCCTTGCGCACCTTGGTGGCCACCGAGAACGAGTTGTAGGTTTCCACAAACTTGGCTTTGTCCAGGCCCTGCTTGGCGGCCCATTCGATCACCAGGTTGTCCTTGTCCAGCTTTTGGCGCTCGACATGGATGGCGTTGAACACCTTTTCGTGCACCGCCTCCAACTGGCCCATGGCCTCCAGCGTGTAGTACAGCTTCTGCGGCGGCACGAAACTGTCCTGGAACACCACCGGCACGCGGCGGAAAGCCACATTCTTGGGCAGCTTCTTGAGCCAGGCGGTCAGCGCGGGCTCAAAGGCAAAGCAATGCGGGCAGGCGTACCAGAAGAACTCGATCACCTCGACCTTGCCCGCCGGGGCTTCGGTGGGCACGGGTTTGTCCAGCACCAGGTAATCGGTGCCAGCCACAGGCGGCTTGCCCTGCGCGTGGGCGCTACCGACAGGGGACAGAACCAGGGCCGAGCCCGCCAGAACGCTGGCAGAGGTCAGGGAAAACTCACGACGTTTCATTGCTAATCACTCCTTGTGGGGGTCAGACGGGGCTGGGTTGAAAAAGTTCAGCCCGGATGCCCACGGTAAATACAACGCCGGACTACCGCTGTACGCGGACCAGGGTGGTGTCGCCACCGGCACTTTCCAGCTTGTCTTTGGCGCGCTCGGCATCTTCGCGCTTGGCAAAGGGGCCCATGCGCACGCGGTAGACGGTGCGGCCTGACTGCTCGCGCTCGGTAACCTTGGCTTCCATGCCCATCATGGCCAGCTTGGCGCGCTGGGCTTCGGCGTCTTCGGTGGTGCGGAAAGCCCCAGCCTGCACGAAATACTCGAACGGCTCGGCGGTCGGGGCCAGGGCGGGTGCGGCGGTGCTCGGTGCCGCCTTGGCTTTGGCCTTGGCCAGATCGCCCAGCGGGTCGGCGCTGGTGGCCGGCGCACTGGTGGCGGGTTTGGGCTCGGGCTTGGCCACCGGCTTGGCCGCCACCGACGCCGCCGGGGCCGCTGGCACCACGGCGGGCGGCGGCACGGCCACGGTAGGCTCGGGAGCCGGTTCAGGCGACGCCGCCGGCGCCACCGGACGCACCGGGTTTTTGCCGTGCAGCGGGGTGTTGGGGTCCCAGTCCTTGTTCTTCTGGGTTTCGGCGGCGTCGTGGTCGGCACCGCTGATCTGGGTCTTGCCGCTCATGAACGGAATCGGCACCTTGGTGACGTACACCGCCACCGCCAGCGCCGATCCCAAGCCCACCACCACCCCGACGATGAAGCCGATGATGGTGCCGCCGCTTTGCTTTTGCTTTTTCATACGTGCTGTCACTTACATTTTCTCCGGGGCACTCACACCGAGTACCGCCAAACCATTGTGCAGTACCTGGGCGCAGGCAGCGACCAGGGCCAGACGGGCCAATTTGAGCGGCTCGTCGTCCACCAGCACGCGCTCTGCGTCGTAGTAGCTGTGCAGATTGGCGGCCAGTTCGCGCAGGTAGAAGGTCACGTCGTGCGGGGCAAAGCCCTCGGTGGCGTTGGTCAGCATCTCGGGATACTTGGCCAGTTGCAGCATCAGGGTCTGGGCCTGGGGCACCAGCAGGCTGGACAGGTCCACGCCCTGCAAGCTGGCCACATCGCCCGCCCAGTCGCGCAGCATCTTGCAGATGCGGGCATGGGCGTACTGCACGTAGTAGACCGGGTTGTCGTTGTTTTGCGAGCGGGCCAGGTCGATGTCGAAGGTGTATTCGGTATCGGGCTTGCGGCTGAGCAGGAAGAAACGCACCGCGTCCTTGCTGGTCCAGTCGATCACGTCGCGCAAGGTGACGTAGCTGCCGGCGCGCTTGGAGATCTTGACCTCTTCGCCGCCGCGCACCACCCGCACCATGGTGTGCAGCACGTAGTCGGGATAGCCCAGCGGGATGCCCACGTTGGCCGCCTGCAACCCGGCGCGCACCCGGGCGATGGTGCCGTGGTGGTCGGTGCCCTGGATGTTGACCACCTTGGTGAAGCCGCGCTGCCATTTGGCGATGTGGTAGGCCACATCGGGCACAAAATAGGTGTAGCTGCCGTCGGTCTTGCGCATGACGCGGTTCTTGTCGTCGCCGTAGTCGGTGGACTGCAGCCACAGCGCGCCGTCTTGCTCGTAGGTCTTGCCTGCGTCTTGCAGCAGCTGCACCGTGGCATCCACCTTGCCGCTGGTGTACAGGCTGGATTCGAGGTAGAAGTTATCGAACTTCACCTGGAAGGCCTGCAAATCCAGGTCCTGCTCGCGGCGCAGATAGGCCACGGCAAAGGCGCGGATCGAGTCCAGGTCGTCGATATTGCCGGAGGCGGTGACTTCGCGGTCGTCGGCCTTGACGGTCTTGCCCGCCAGAAAGTCGGTGGCAATGTCGCCGATGTAGTCGCCGTTGTAAGCGGCTTCGGGCCATTCGGCATCGCCGGGTTTGAAGCCCTTGGCGCGCATCTGCGTGCTGGTGGCCAGGGTGCCGATCTGCACGCCCGCATCGTTGTAATAGAACTCGCGGTACACGTCCCAGCCCTGGGTGGCGTAGAGGTTGCAGATCGCGTCGCCTAAAGCGGCCTGGCGGCCATGGCCTACGTGCAGCGGGCCGGTGGGGTTGGCCGAGACAAATTCCACCAGGATGTGCTGGCCGTTGGCGGGCTGCACGCCAAAGCGGGCCCCGGCGGCCAGTACCTCGCGCACGATTTCCTGCTTGGCGGCGGGTTTCAGTTTGATGTTGATGAAGCCCGGCCCGGCGATGTCGATGGCCTCGACCCACTTGGCGAACGCAGGCTGCTCCAGCAGGGCCGCGCGCAGGTTTTCACCCAGTTGGCGCGGATTCAGCTTGAGCGGCTTGGCCAGTTGCATGGCGGCGGTGCAGGCGAAATCGCCGTGGGCCGCGACCTTGGGGGACTCGAACGCGGCTTTGGCACCGGCGCCGGGGGCAATTTTTTCCAGCCCGACGGCCAGCGCCGCGAGCAATTCATGTTTGACTGAGAGCATGCGGCGATTTTACGGGGGCCGTCATCCGACTTGCAGGATGCGCCGTTATAGGGTGCAATCGTCTGGTGCAGCATGGCGTTGTACACAGGATTACTTCCATTTCCCCCACTTTTGGAGCTTGCATGAAACAACTCTTCCCCCTGATCGCCGCCCTGGGCATGGCCTTTTCGCTGGGCGTGGCCCACGCCGAAGACAAGCCCAAAACCGCCCAGCAGACCAAAATGACCACCTGCAATGCCGATGCCAAGACCAAGGCGCTCAAGGGCGATGAGCGCAAAGCTTTCATGAAAACCTGCCTGAGCGCCAAGGCCGAAGCCCCCGCCGCCGATGACGGCAAAACGGCCCAGCAAAGCAAGATGGTGACCTGCAACAAGGACGCGACCGGCAAAAAGGGCGACGAGCGCAAGAAGTTCATGAGCGAGTGCTTAAAGGGCTAACCCCCTCCCCGCTTCTAGAAGAACCCGGTCAGCCGGGTTTTTTTACGTCCGCCCCGGTCCAGAACCCCGGCTGCCCGTAGTGCAGCTTCAAAAAATCAATCCACAGCCGCACCCGCAGCGGCAGGTGCTTGCGCTGGGCAAACACCGCGTAGATGCCGTTGGGCGGCGCGGCGAAAGCGTCCAGCACCGACACCAGCTGGCCGCTGGCGATCTCGGACTCCACCTCCCAGGTGCTGCGCCAGGCAATGCCGTAGCCCGCCAGGCACCAGTCGTGCAGTACCTGGCCGTCCGAGCAGTTCAGCGGACCGCTGGGCTTGGCGTAGAACACCTCGGCACGGTCGGTGCCCGGCACGGTAAACGCCCAGCCCCGGGTTTGCGAAGCCTCGCTGGACAAAGCCAGGCAGTCGAACTTGGCCAAATCAGCGGGCTGCTGCGGTGTGCCATGGCGCTTCA
This sequence is a window from Rhodoferax sp. WC2427. Protein-coding genes within it:
- a CDS encoding RNA polymerase factor sigma-54; amino-acid sequence: MKQGLSLRVSQHLALTPQLQQSIRLLQLSTLELSQEVDQMLDDNPFLERNLDDAPREEFGLAQADTPVSAGDRETESAPTSVAEYTSETSTEGSNDSESPLTGGDDTSWDGDGTSEMKPDDSEWGGDAPARQNNLGEDGEADATELARNQESLTSFLHRQALALRLGEVDQAALRFLIESLNDDGYLEDDLASLAQGLAGDDLEAQEELVHRFTVALGLLQSLEPAGVGATHLGECLVLQLKALQSTMGNDPVRKIALRICRQPMDLLARRDVKRLAQLCHATDADIKLAIALIARLEPKPGRRFVDVERNIVVPDVIVAKVGRGANAKFRVVLNPEVMPRLRVHDIYANALRQHKGGGKDSSNNAALQQRLQEARWFIKNIQQRFDTILRVSNAIVERQKSFFSHGALAMRPLVLREIADELGLHESTISRVTTAKYMATPYGTFELKYFFGSSLGTETGGNASSTAVRALIKQFVASEDLKKPLSDSQLSDMLKEQGIECARRTVAKYREALRIAPTNLRKAL
- the lptB gene encoding LPS export ABC transporter ATP-binding protein, coding for MAEVVDSRLEARHLQKAYGSRKVVKDVTLAVKKGEVVGLLGPNGAGKTTSFYMIVGLVRADGGSISIDGQPVEHMPIHRRSRLGLSYLPQEASIFRKLTVEENVRAVLELQHGEDGKSLTKEAIEQRLTALLEDLRVEHLRQSSALALSGGERRRVEIARALATQPRFILLDEPFAGIDPIAVIEIQRIIGFLKSRGIGVLITDHNVRETLGICDHAYIISDGHVLAEGTPSEIVDNADVRRVYLGEHFRM
- the lptA gene encoding lipopolysaccharide transport periplasmic protein LptA, whose amino-acid sequence is MKNAYHTFLLLLLCTCAGSAAWAEKADRLKPMNVESDAMRYDDLKQTNVFTGRVVMTKGTIVIRGARVDVRQDAEGNQFGVVTAEPGKLAYFKQKRDGVDEYIEGEGETIEYSSKLDNVRFIKRAVMRRLLGSKVNDEVTGGVIVYDNTTDVFTVDNGTPANNPGGQNGRVRAMLTPKVVAPVASAPAGSASPALRPSTTLEGAQK
- a CDS encoding thiol:disulfide interchange protein DsbA/DsbL; protein product: MKRREFSLTSASVLAGSALVLSPVGSAHAQGKPPVAGTDYLVLDKPVPTEAPAGKVEVIEFFWYACPHCFAFEPALTAWLKKLPKNVAFRRVPVVFQDSFVPPQKLYYTLEAMGQLEAVHEKVFNAIHVERQKLDKDNLVIEWAAKQGLDKAKFVETYNSFSVATKVRKAAQLQEAYKVAGVPAMGVAGRFYTDGTQAQSMERGLTVVDYLVSQQKT
- a CDS encoding SPOR domain-containing protein, whose amino-acid sequence is MKKQKQSGGTIIGFIVGVVVGLGSALAVAVYVTKVPIPFMSGKTQISGADHDAAETQKNKDWDPNTPLHGKNPVRPVAPAASPEPAPEPTVAVPPPAVVPAAPAASVAAKPVAKPEPKPATSAPATSADPLGDLAKAKAKAAPSTAAPALAPTAEPFEYFVQAGAFRTTEDAEAQRAKLAMMGMEAKVTEREQSGRTVYRVRMGPFAKREDAERAKDKLESAGGDTTLVRVQR
- the argS gene encoding arginine--tRNA ligase, whose amino-acid sequence is MLSVKHELLAALAVGLEKIAPGAGAKAAFESPKVAAHGDFACTAAMQLAKPLKLNPRQLGENLRAALLEQPAFAKWVEAIDIAGPGFINIKLKPAAKQEIVREVLAAGARFGVQPANGQHILVEFVSANPTGPLHVGHGRQAALGDAICNLYATQGWDVYREFYYNDAGVQIGTLATSTQMRAKGFKPGDAEWPEAAYNGDYIGDIATDFLAGKTVKADDREVTASGNIDDLDSIRAFAVAYLRREQDLDLQAFQVKFDNFYLESSLYTSGKVDATVQLLQDAGKTYEQDGALWLQSTDYGDDKNRVMRKTDGSYTYFVPDVAYHIAKWQRGFTKVVNIQGTDHHGTIARVRAGLQAANVGIPLGYPDYVLHTMVRVVRGGEEVKISKRAGSYVTLRDVIDWTSKDAVRFFLLSRKPDTEYTFDIDLARSQNNDNPVYYVQYAHARICKMLRDWAGDVASLQGVDLSSLLVPQAQTLMLQLAKYPEMLTNATEGFAPHDVTFYLRELAANLHSYYDAERVLVDDEPLKLARLALVAACAQVLHNGLAVLGVSAPEKM
- a CDS encoding PsiF family protein encodes the protein MKQLFPLIAALGMAFSLGVAHAEDKPKTAQQTKMTTCNADAKTKALKGDERKAFMKTCLSAKAEAPAADDGKTAQQSKMVTCNKDATGKKGDERKKFMSECLKG